A stretch of Borrelia turcica IST7 DNA encodes these proteins:
- the metG gene encoding methionine--tRNA ligase — translation MYNIINYISIKILQQKGKNLKNMKSKNLVTAALPYVNNIPHLGNLVQVLSADAFARYSRMMGIETLYVCGTDEYGTATETKALIEKTTPEKLCNKYYEIHKSIYEWFNIQFDIFGRTTNQYHKETVQNLFLKLEENGYITEKESEQFFCEHDLMFLADRYITGECPNCGNNAKGDQCEHCSKLLAPNDLINPKCMICQNIPILKKTKHCYLDLPKIKNELEAWMQTSSQNGNWNTNALKMTNAFLRDGLKERAITRDLKWGIPVPRKGYEDKVFYVWFDAPIGYISITKEITKNWESWWKDNTETNLVQFIGKDNILFHTVVFPAVELGSKENWTMLNKMSSSEYLNYENLKFSKSAGTGIFGNDAITTGIPADVWRFYIYYNRPEKSDFQFMWDDLLERTNTELIGNFSNLINRVLAFYKKFFGDKIDKIDIKKVFWEEINYKYERILDFFNKTELKAALKEILELSSMGNKIFQDREPWKTKDSNPDATKELLTNLIYLIRDLSILISPFIPQTSDKIRQFFGESYEISNRFLGTNLGLTTIKTTEVLFTKLEKELIDSLKLKYSGGKNMQDQQTENPAKLFSEKVFLKVVKVKTIERNPDAEKLFILKLDDGSPDGKQIVSSLADYYREEELIGKHIIIVDNLKPAKFRGIKSEGMLISTEDKDKNFKVIIMEHFKDNPIPGERIILESDIDKELSYPSKVSIDKFMQTQIVAENGELKINGINLILEKSREKVLSREIPNGIVW, via the coding sequence ATGTATAATATAATAAATTACATTAGCATTAAAATACTACAACAAAAAGGGAAAAACTTAAAAAACATGAAAAGTAAGAATTTAGTTACAGCCGCATTACCGTATGTTAACAACATACCTCACCTTGGTAATTTAGTACAAGTCTTATCAGCAGACGCCTTTGCAAGATATTCAAGAATGATGGGTATTGAAACACTTTATGTCTGTGGCACAGATGAATACGGAACAGCTACAGAAACTAAGGCTTTAATTGAAAAAACTACTCCTGAAAAACTTTGCAATAAATATTATGAAATACACAAATCAATTTATGAATGGTTTAACATACAATTTGACATTTTTGGACGCACAACTAATCAATATCACAAAGAAACTGTACAAAATTTATTCTTAAAACTAGAAGAAAATGGTTATATTACAGAAAAAGAAAGTGAACAATTTTTTTGCGAACATGATTTAATGTTTTTAGCAGATAGATATATAACTGGAGAATGCCCAAATTGCGGAAATAATGCAAAAGGAGATCAATGTGAGCACTGTTCTAAGCTATTAGCTCCTAATGACTTAATAAATCCAAAATGCATGATTTGCCAAAATATACCCATTTTAAAAAAAACTAAGCATTGTTATCTTGATCTACCAAAAATCAAAAATGAACTTGAAGCTTGGATGCAAACAAGTTCACAAAACGGAAATTGGAACACAAATGCTCTTAAAATGACAAATGCCTTTTTAAGAGATGGACTTAAAGAGAGAGCAATCACCCGAGACCTCAAATGGGGCATACCAGTACCTCGAAAGGGATATGAAGATAAAGTATTTTATGTTTGGTTTGATGCACCTATTGGATACATATCAATTACAAAAGAAATTACAAAGAATTGGGAATCTTGGTGGAAAGATAATACAGAAACAAATCTAGTACAATTTATTGGAAAAGATAATATTTTATTCCACACTGTTGTATTTCCCGCTGTAGAGCTTGGAAGCAAAGAAAATTGGACAATGCTCAATAAAATGTCCTCAAGCGAATACTTAAACTATGAAAACCTAAAATTTTCAAAATCTGCAGGAACGGGGATATTTGGCAATGACGCTATTACTACTGGAATACCCGCTGATGTTTGGAGATTTTACATATATTACAATAGACCTGAAAAATCCGACTTTCAATTTATGTGGGATGACCTCTTAGAGAGAACAAACACTGAACTTATTGGCAATTTTTCAAATCTCATTAATCGAGTATTAGCATTTTACAAAAAATTTTTTGGAGACAAAATAGATAAAATAGACATTAAAAAAGTTTTTTGGGAAGAAATAAATTACAAATATGAAAGAATTTTAGATTTTTTCAACAAAACAGAACTCAAAGCAGCACTAAAAGAAATTCTTGAACTTTCAAGCATGGGTAATAAAATATTTCAAGACAGAGAGCCATGGAAAACAAAGGACAGTAACCCCGATGCAACAAAAGAACTCTTGACAAACCTAATATACCTAATAAGAGATTTATCAATCTTAATCTCACCCTTTATACCCCAAACAAGCGATAAAATAAGACAATTTTTTGGAGAAAGTTACGAAATTTCTAATAGATTTCTAGGTACAAATTTGGGCTTGACCACAATTAAGACTACAGAGGTATTATTTACAAAGCTAGAAAAAGAATTAATTGATAGTTTAAAATTAAAATATTCAGGAGGCAAAAACATGCAAGATCAACAAACAGAAAATCCCGCAAAATTATTTAGCGAAAAAGTATTTTTAAAAGTTGTAAAAGTTAAAACAATAGAACGAAATCCAGATGCAGAAAAATTATTCATTTTAAAACTTGATGATGGGTCTCCTGATGGCAAACAAATTGTAAGTAGCCTCGCAGACTACTACAGGGAAGAAGAATTAATTGGAAAACATATAATAATAGTTGACAATTTAAAACCTGCCAAATTTAGAGGAATAAAATCTGAAGGAATGTTAATTTCAACTGAAGATAAGGATAAAAACTTTAAAGTAATCATCATGGAACATTTTAAAGACAATCCTATTCCTGGCGAGCGAATAATACTTGAAAGCGACATTGACAAGGAATTAAGCTACCCATCAAAGGTTAGCATAGATAAATTTATGCAAACTCAAATTGTAGCAGAAAATGGAGAGCTTAAAATAAATGGCATCAACTTAATCTTAGAGAAATCCAGAGAAAAAGTACTATCTAGAGAAATTCCAAATGGAATAGTGTGGTAG
- a CDS encoding CPBP family intramembrane glutamic endopeptidase yields MKLLNNKYPIRYALLELFLAYIVCTHISPFTSVDEDLWNFSGNHYVYWLYSTFLIFFILHFARLTSTTYFRDEFYIPKFRLVFIWKAFLIFIKLVIFIIFLLFIAYLCVEYFFSNAWRSWVETDIGSFRWNMGSKETLYLMAITSLFTGAVEELLYRSFIITKLKQMGFNSFISAILSSIIFASGHIYYGFIGTFVTFVLGFILAFIYLRYKNVYYVSLVHSFYNTTVSIVAFMLS; encoded by the coding sequence ATGAAATTATTAAATAATAAATACCCTATCAGATATGCTCTTTTAGAACTTTTTCTAGCTTATATTGTTTGTACTCATATATCTCCTTTTACAAGTGTTGATGAAGATCTTTGGAATTTTAGTGGAAATCATTATGTTTATTGGTTATATAGTACTTTTTTAATTTTTTTTATCCTACATTTTGCCAGATTAACAAGCACTACTTATTTTAGAGATGAATTTTATATACCTAAATTTAGGTTAGTTTTTATTTGGAAAGCATTTTTAATTTTTATTAAGCTTGTTATTTTTATTATTTTTTTGTTGTTTATTGCTTACTTATGTGTTGAGTATTTTTTCTCAAATGCATGGAGGTCTTGGGTTGAGACAGATATTGGTAGTTTTAGATGGAATATGGGCAGTAAGGAAACGCTTTATTTGATGGCTATTACTTCTCTTTTTACGGGAGCAGTTGAGGAATTGTTGTATAGATCTTTTATTATTACTAAACTTAAACAGATGGGATTTAACTCGTTTATTTCGGCGATTCTTAGTAGTATCATTTTTGCATCTGGACATATTTATTATGGCTTTATTGGTACATTTGTTACATTTGTTCTTGGTTTTATTTTGGCTTTTATTTATTTAAGGTATAAAAATGTATACTATGTAAGTTTGGTTCATAGTTTTTATAATACTACTGTTAGTATTGTGGCCTTTATGTTAAGTTAG
- the rsmA gene encoding 16S rRNA (adenine(1518)-N(6)/adenine(1519)-N(6))-dimethyltransferase RsmA codes for MGINYNSINSIKTVLERKNIAPRKIWGQNYLINEHIREKIVDALEIKENEQIWEIGPGLGAMTVILLKKTNSLTAFEIDPKYSEILNEEFEKFENFKLIEGDFLKTYKGEKTTCNKIFSNLPYNIASKVISTLIEDKILNEMVFTVQKELADRMIAKKGNKNYSSFTVLVQSHFNVIKIMDIDKKNFYPIPKVKSSTLKLIPQKQEIKEFKEFNKLVRTVFTSRRKKLKNTIINFVTSEKILEQEFLKNFLDKRPEEISVQEFIEISNKLTTYHQSTC; via the coding sequence ATGGGCATAAATTATAACAGCATAAACAGCATAAAAACGGTACTTGAGAGAAAAAATATAGCTCCAAGAAAAATATGGGGACAAAATTACTTAATTAATGAACACATAAGAGAAAAAATAGTAGATGCACTTGAGATAAAAGAAAATGAACAAATTTGGGAAATAGGTCCGGGACTTGGTGCAATGACAGTTATTTTACTCAAAAAAACAAATTCCCTAACCGCTTTCGAAATTGACCCCAAGTACTCAGAAATTTTGAATGAGGAATTTGAAAAATTTGAAAACTTTAAGTTAATAGAAGGTGATTTCTTAAAGACATATAAAGGAGAAAAAACAACTTGCAACAAAATATTTTCAAATCTACCCTATAACATTGCATCAAAGGTAATATCTACGCTTATTGAAGATAAAATTTTAAATGAAATGGTATTTACAGTGCAAAAAGAACTAGCAGACAGAATGATTGCAAAGAAGGGCAACAAAAACTATTCTTCATTCACAGTTTTAGTTCAATCACACTTTAATGTAATTAAAATCATGGATATTGATAAGAAGAATTTTTATCCAATCCCTAAAGTAAAATCTAGCACTCTTAAGCTTATTCCTCAAAAGCAAGAAATTAAAGAATTTAAAGAATTTAATAAATTAGTTAGAACCGTATTTACAAGCCGCAGAAAAAAACTCAAAAATACAATCATTAATTTTGTTACAAGTGAAAAAATTCTTGAACAAGAATTTTTAAAAAATTTTTTAGATAAAAGACCAGAAGAGATTTCTGTTCAAGAATTTATTGAAATTTCAAACAAATTAACTACTTATCATCAAAGCACTTGCTAA
- the pta gene encoding phosphate acetyltransferase yields the protein MSSFNFKDYVFGRARESVVKNGNKASIVFPESSDVRILKATIEILRERLAGFVVLIGQRDKILKNLKELVGFEDHFLEMIRIIDPNSFEGLNRYLDEYFKLRQNKGLALSKARVEILDEIVFSMMMVRLGDVKTCVCGSLSSSSRVLRSALTVLPKFKKTKLISSFMLMDTGDNCNMNKTCFGHKGILLFADCAVVINPNCVELAEIAIQSANSFKNIFDVEPKVALLSFSTKGSAYSMEVEKVQCALEIVKNRCKDLLIDGEFQLDAALIKNIADKKCGDSLVAGTANILIFPSLESGNIGYKLVERLAFAKAYGPFLQGFEMYVSDLSRGCSVDDIVLASALMISS from the coding sequence ATGAGTTCTTTTAATTTTAAAGATTATGTATTTGGTAGAGCAAGAGAAAGTGTTGTAAAAAATGGGAATAAGGCTAGCATAGTTTTTCCGGAGAGTAGTGATGTGAGAATTTTAAAGGCAACGATTGAAATATTAAGGGAGAGATTGGCAGGATTTGTAGTTCTGATTGGGCAAAGAGATAAGATTTTGAAAAATTTAAAAGAACTTGTAGGATTTGAGGATCATTTTTTAGAAATGATAAGAATAATAGACCCTAATTCTTTTGAAGGTTTAAATAGATATTTAGATGAATATTTTAAATTAAGACAAAATAAGGGATTAGCTTTGAGTAAAGCTAGAGTGGAAATTTTGGATGAAATTGTTTTTTCTATGATGATGGTAAGGTTAGGTGACGTTAAGACTTGTGTTTGCGGGTCTTTGTCCTCTTCGAGTAGGGTATTAAGAAGTGCTTTAACCGTTCTTCCTAAGTTTAAGAAAACTAAGCTTATATCTTCTTTTATGCTTATGGATACTGGTGATAACTGTAATATGAATAAAACTTGTTTTGGACATAAGGGTATTTTACTTTTTGCTGATTGTGCTGTAGTGATTAATCCTAATTGTGTAGAACTTGCAGAAATTGCAATTCAGAGTGCAAATTCTTTTAAGAATATTTTTGATGTAGAGCCAAAAGTGGCGCTGTTAAGTTTTTCTACAAAGGGCTCTGCCTATTCAATGGAAGTTGAAAAGGTTCAATGTGCTTTAGAGATTGTTAAAAATAGATGTAAAGACTTGCTTATTGATGGGGAATTCCAACTTGATGCAGCCTTAATTAAAAATATTGCCGATAAAAAATGTGGTGATTCTTTAGTTGCTGGTACTGCAAATATATTGATTTTTCCTAGTTTGGAGTCTGGGAACATTGGGTATAAGCTTGTTGAAAGATTAGCTTTTGCTAAGGCTTACGGACCTTTTTTGCAAGGATTTGAAATGTATGTGAGTGATCTTTCAAGGGGATGTTCTGTAGATGATATTGTATTAGCAAGTGCTTTGATGATAAGTAGTTAA
- a CDS encoding ComEC/Rec2 family competence protein: MILLFIIIALNLLIRYYLNFNLIYLNLTLMLIFLMKKDSHLSLTFMFSISFLLIFEISLGFKRFDNDSYKITNIVYLPKYSKTKIESINGFGEQHKFVFKNIKTQYKIGDIVNIKNNKIQLIKRPILVKIREQYDNLLNPFFNAMNPYYSHFSKAILTNNRSEITKYESNLFQKSGLFHILAVSGLHFYLIYIIFYYLLFLIIKNEILKSLILSSILLNYLILTGCSPSALRAFIMIEILMLYKLVYGKIHLLSTLSISFIINAIILPHTLSSTGFKLSYLAVFGISISLFLKDRYNLNKFISSILTTFLIQVSTAPVAYANNFNLPPISILSNLIVTPLMLLFLTIKTLSLIFYKLNTYLFLLFDLINTYVFKAIKETALICSKFPTIKNHNIGIFLVLSILIILYIICKLEIGKRYEAKNK; encoded by the coding sequence GTGATTTTATTATTTATCATAATTGCATTAAACCTGTTAATACGATATTACTTGAACTTCAATCTCATATATTTGAATTTAACCTTAATGTTAATTTTTTTAATGAAAAAGGATTCTCATCTCTCACTCACATTTATGTTTAGCATAAGCTTCCTATTAATCTTTGAAATTAGTCTAGGCTTTAAAAGGTTTGATAATGATTCGTACAAAATAACAAATATTGTTTATCTTCCAAAATATTCAAAAACCAAGATTGAATCAATAAATGGATTTGGAGAACAGCATAAATTTGTATTTAAAAATATTAAAACTCAATACAAAATCGGAGACATAGTTAACATCAAAAACAACAAAATTCAACTTATTAAAAGACCGATACTCGTAAAGATCAGAGAACAATATGATAATCTATTAAACCCATTTTTCAATGCAATGAATCCCTATTATTCCCATTTTTCAAAAGCAATTCTAACAAACAACAGATCAGAGATAACAAAATATGAGAGTAATTTATTTCAAAAATCAGGATTATTTCACATACTAGCAGTATCTGGGCTACATTTTTATTTAATTTATATTATTTTCTATTATTTACTTTTCTTAATAATAAAAAATGAAATATTAAAATCATTAATTTTAAGTTCAATATTGCTTAATTATTTAATCCTAACAGGATGCTCACCATCTGCTCTAAGAGCGTTTATCATGATAGAAATACTCATGCTCTATAAATTAGTTTATGGAAAAATTCATTTATTAAGTACATTGTCTATTAGTTTCATAATAAATGCCATTATTTTACCACACACACTAAGTTCAACAGGATTTAAACTATCTTATCTTGCAGTATTTGGAATATCAATTTCTCTTTTCCTTAAAGACAGGTATAACTTAAATAAGTTTATATCTTCTATTCTTACAACCTTTTTGATTCAAGTTAGCACAGCTCCTGTTGCTTATGCTAACAATTTCAATCTTCCACCAATATCAATCTTGTCAAACCTAATAGTTACCCCTCTTATGCTATTATTCTTAACAATAAAAACATTAAGCTTAATATTTTATAAATTAAATACATATCTATTTTTATTATTTGACCTAATAAATACATATGTTTTTAAGGCAATAAAAGAAACAGCACTTATTTGTAGCAAATTTCCTACTATTAAAAATCATAACATAGGCATTTTTTTAGTCTTAAGCATTCTAATAATACTTTATATAATCTGTAAATTAGAAATCGGAAAGAGATATGAAGCAAAGAATAAGTAG
- a CDS encoding lipid II:glycine glycyltransferase FemX, whose translation MNVKKIEIESLNENYLQSKLWALVKKASKEKSPWKAIAISSENFNKILVMQRKIFGNFYLGYIAHPEFSNKKIEDINLDEINSQIKQFSEVIKSYLHKNTIFLRLDLMYYNSRSLKEDYIPLKIKLKGLQKSFDDIQPLNTTIINLKDSLDNIQAKMKKKTRYNIKLSSKKNLKIIIDDEFKYFDEFYRLHEETAQRDKFAFHSKDYIKDLIQEFKRDENSNIKLIIALHNEKLISGIIVGIYKDRATYLYGASSRENRHLMPNYAVQFAAIQILKNHSIKEYDLLGIPPTANEKHPLFGLFQFKTGFGGELIHRIGCYDFVYNKFLYKIYRILEILRYFYYKVIKKRF comes from the coding sequence ATGAATGTTAAAAAAATTGAAATAGAAAGTCTAAATGAGAACTATCTTCAAAGTAAATTATGGGCACTTGTAAAAAAAGCGTCAAAAGAAAAAAGTCCATGGAAAGCAATAGCGATAAGCAGTGAAAATTTTAATAAAATTCTTGTGATGCAAAGAAAAATATTTGGAAATTTTTACTTAGGCTACATTGCTCATCCAGAGTTTTCAAATAAAAAAATTGAAGACATTAACCTAGATGAGATTAACTCTCAAATTAAACAATTTAGTGAAGTTATAAAGTCATATTTGCATAAAAACACCATCTTTTTAAGACTTGATTTAATGTACTACAACTCAAGAAGCTTAAAAGAAGACTATATTCCACTAAAGATTAAACTGAAAGGGCTTCAAAAATCATTTGACGACATACAACCCTTAAATACAACAATAATAAACCTAAAAGATTCATTAGATAATATTCAAGCTAAAATGAAAAAGAAAACAAGATATAATATTAAACTTAGTAGTAAGAAAAACCTCAAAATAATCATAGATGATGAATTTAAATATTTTGATGAATTTTACAGACTTCATGAAGAAACAGCCCAAAGAGACAAATTTGCCTTTCATTCAAAAGATTACATAAAAGATTTAATACAAGAATTTAAAAGAGATGAAAATTCAAATATCAAATTAATAATCGCCCTACACAACGAAAAACTCATATCCGGTATAATTGTTGGTATCTATAAAGACAGAGCCACATATCTTTATGGGGCCTCAAGTAGAGAAAATAGACACTTAATGCCCAATTACGCAGTGCAATTTGCTGCAATACAAATACTTAAAAATCACTCAATAAAAGAATACGATCTTTTAGGTATTCCTCCTACTGCTAATGAAAAACATCCTCTATTTGGTCTATTTCAATTTAAAACTGGGTTTGGAGGAGAACTTATCCACAGGATTGGATGCTATGATTTCGTTTACAACAAATTTTTATATAAAATTTATAGAATTCTTGAAATACTAAGATACTTCTACTACAAAGTCATAAAAAAAAGATTTTAA